One region of Halomicrobium sp. LC1Hm genomic DNA includes:
- the ppk1 gene encoding polyphosphate kinase 1, producing MDGERAQDGVGIEPFEPDDVDLADPSLYLNRELSELEFQKRVLHEAEDERTPLLERVRFLSIFTRNIDEFVMKRVGGLKQQIEAGVTDRTPDGRTPLEQWREIHDELRPMLAAQTTCYRETIRPALADAGIEILDYSALAADERTRLRTYFEDSVLPTLTPLSFDPAHPFPFISNRSHRCRAIVTRQSPGEELTFTRVKIPPNRPRLVELEAGARYVPIEAVIRNNLDLLLPNVEIVDTALFRLTRNAEVRRDEEIAEDLIDMIEEVLEQRRFASVVRLEIEADAHPFARETLQEQLELDEREIYEREGPLDYREFDRLVDLDRPALQRDAWTPRPHPQLTATDRTAIGEHTTKHQSVFERVGETDILLHHPYHDFTQTVQSFLHEAATDPDVLAVKAAIYRTTSDSQVIQSLIDAAENGKQVAVMVELKARFDEQNNLEWVRTLEEHGIHVAYGTIGLKTHTKTALVVREEDDGVELYSHVGTGNYHSETAKGYVDLGLLTADQDIGQDLVTVFNFFTGPSLDEQFRKLLIAPVTMRERFTRYIRREARYAQAGRPARIVVKVNGLEDPAIVEELYRAAMAGVDVDLIVRDICRLRPGVEGVSENVDVYSLVGRFLEHSRIFYFENGAAPDDPAAAETVGDPRYFIGSADWMTRNLDYRVEAVTPVDDPTIRRQLKFVLELTLADNRHVWEMQSDGSYEQRRPGDESAVSTQDVLMEQTRAAASQDEPVAGLIEPYPIDGDLLVEAGPPRSTDTGEVDGDDTEVTNDPEAQLPSETDGGSPRLLDRHEDRWYEPDSRTYEYAVRTPDGQRVYRKTADGAASALRQYYE from the coding sequence ATGGACGGCGAGCGCGCCCAGGACGGCGTCGGGATCGAGCCCTTCGAGCCGGACGACGTGGACCTCGCAGATCCGTCGCTGTATCTCAACCGCGAGCTCAGCGAGCTGGAGTTCCAGAAGCGGGTGCTCCACGAGGCCGAGGACGAGCGGACGCCGTTGCTGGAACGGGTCCGGTTTCTGTCGATTTTCACACGCAACATCGACGAGTTCGTGATGAAACGGGTCGGCGGCCTCAAACAACAGATCGAGGCCGGCGTCACCGACCGTACCCCCGACGGCCGAACGCCGCTGGAACAGTGGCGAGAGATCCACGACGAACTGCGGCCGATGCTGGCCGCCCAGACGACGTGTTACCGGGAGACGATCAGACCGGCGCTGGCCGACGCCGGCATCGAGATCCTCGACTACTCGGCGCTGGCGGCCGACGAGCGAACGCGTCTGCGGACGTACTTCGAGGACTCGGTGCTGCCGACGCTGACGCCGCTGTCGTTCGACCCGGCCCACCCGTTCCCGTTCATCTCGAACCGCTCGCACCGCTGTCGTGCGATCGTCACGCGCCAGTCCCCCGGCGAGGAACTGACCTTCACTCGGGTGAAGATCCCGCCCAATCGGCCGCGGCTGGTCGAACTCGAAGCCGGTGCGCGATACGTCCCGATCGAGGCGGTGATTCGCAACAACCTCGACTTACTCCTGCCCAACGTCGAGATCGTCGACACGGCGCTGTTCCGGCTGACGCGCAACGCCGAGGTCAGGCGCGACGAGGAGATCGCGGAGGACCTGATCGACATGATCGAGGAGGTCCTCGAACAGCGCCGGTTCGCGTCCGTCGTGCGGCTCGAAATCGAGGCCGACGCCCACCCGTTCGCCCGCGAAACGCTGCAGGAGCAACTGGAACTGGACGAACGCGAGATCTACGAGCGAGAGGGGCCACTGGACTACCGGGAGTTCGACCGCCTCGTCGACCTCGACCGGCCGGCGCTGCAACGCGACGCCTGGACGCCCAGACCACACCCCCAGTTGACCGCGACCGACCGGACCGCGATCGGCGAACACACCACGAAACACCAGAGCGTGTTCGAGCGGGTCGGCGAGACGGACATCCTCCTCCATCACCCGTACCACGACTTCACCCAGACCGTCCAGTCGTTCCTCCACGAGGCGGCGACCGACCCCGACGTGCTGGCGGTGAAGGCCGCGATCTACCGGACGACGAGCGACTCGCAGGTGATCCAGTCGCTGATCGACGCGGCCGAGAACGGCAAGCAGGTGGCGGTGATGGTCGAGCTGAAGGCCCGCTTCGACGAGCAGAACAACCTCGAATGGGTCCGGACGCTCGAAGAACACGGCATTCACGTCGCCTACGGGACGATCGGGCTGAAGACCCACACGAAGACGGCGCTGGTCGTCCGCGAGGAGGACGACGGCGTGGAGCTGTACTCTCACGTCGGCACGGGCAACTACCACTCCGAGACCGCGAAAGGGTACGTCGATCTGGGCCTGCTGACCGCCGACCAGGACATCGGACAGGACCTCGTGACGGTGTTCAACTTCTTCACCGGCCCCTCGCTGGACGAGCAGTTTCGGAAGCTCCTGATCGCGCCGGTGACGATGCGCGAGCGGTTCACGCGGTACATCCGCCGGGAAGCCCGGTACGCGCAGGCGGGACGCCCGGCCCGGATCGTCGTCAAGGTCAACGGGCTCGAAGACCCGGCCATCGTCGAGGAACTGTACCGCGCCGCGATGGCGGGCGTCGACGTCGACCTGATCGTTCGCGACATCTGTCGGCTGCGTCCCGGCGTCGAGGGCGTCAGCGAGAACGTCGACGTGTACAGCCTCGTCGGGCGGTTCCTGGAGCACTCGCGGATCTTCTACTTCGAGAACGGGGCCGCGCCCGACGACCCCGCGGCGGCCGAGACGGTGGGCGATCCGCGGTACTTCATCGGCAGCGCCGACTGGATGACCCGGAACCTCGACTACCGGGTCGAAGCGGTCACGCCCGTCGACGATCCGACGATCCGGCGGCAGCTGAAGTTCGTGCTCGAACTGACGCTGGCCGACAACCGTCACGTGTGGGAGATGCAGTCTGATGGGAGCTACGAGCAGCGACGGCCCGGAGACGAGTCGGCCGTCAGTACGCAGGACGTGCTGATGGAACAGACGCGGGCGGCCGCGAGCCAGGACGAACCGGTGGCCGGCCTGATCGAACCGTACCCGATCGACGGCGACCTGCTCGTCGAGGCGGGGCCACCCCGGAGCACCGATACCGGTGAAGTCGACGGTGACGACACGGAAGTGACGAACGACCCTGAGGCGCAACTCCCCTCCGAAACCGACGGCGGGTCGCCGCGGCTCCTCGATCGACACGAGGACCGCTGGTACGAGCCCGACAGCCGGACCTACGAGTACGCCGTCCGGACGCCGGACGGACAACGAGTGTACCGAAAGACCGCGGACGGAGCCGCTTCGGCGCTCCGCCAGTACTACGAGTAG
- a CDS encoding 30S ribosomal protein S8e: MKDQGRSTRKRTGGRVRPSRNKRKYELGNESTETTVGDQKLKTVDARGNTEKFRAVTTDVASVADGGEVVEATIEDVVENASDPNYARRNIVTKGAIVETSEGQARVTSRPGQDGQVNAVLIE, from the coding sequence ATGAAAGATCAGGGACGCTCCACACGCAAGCGGACCGGCGGTCGCGTTCGCCCGTCGCGCAACAAGCGAAAGTACGAACTGGGCAACGAGTCCACCGAGACGACCGTCGGCGACCAGAAGCTCAAGACCGTCGACGCACGCGGTAACACCGAGAAGTTCCGCGCCGTCACCACCGACGTCGCCAGCGTCGCAGACGGCGGCGAGGTCGTCGAGGCCACCATCGAGGACGTCGTCGAGAACGCCTCCGACCCGAACTACGCTCGCCGAAACATCGTCACCAAGGGTGCGATCGTCGAGACCAGCGAGGGTCAGGCCCGCGTCACCTCCCGTCCCGGCCAGGATGGACAGGTCAACGCAGTCCTGATCGAGTAA
- a CDS encoding metallophosphoesterase family protein — protein sequence MTATLSFEPAVAKQHRQIDVSRWDEVYVVGDVHGCAETLDRLLDRLDNGRSLFVFVGDLVRKGPDSRRALSLVRERDNLLSVRGNNEQKLLDGRASIDALDDDDLAFVESMPLVVSWDGALVVHGGIDHRKPLAEHSAEELLNNRSLVPDGGYDRPYWFETRDGGRKVFFGHTVLAQPFATPWAVGLDTGCVYGGQLTAYRCSTGEFVSVEPPETYVERSADSIVDPRPAVEE from the coding sequence ATGACAGCAACACTCTCATTCGAACCAGCCGTCGCGAAACAGCACCGACAGATCGACGTGTCCCGCTGGGACGAGGTGTACGTCGTCGGCGACGTACACGGCTGTGCGGAGACCCTCGACCGGCTCCTCGATCGGCTCGACAACGGCCGGAGCCTGTTCGTCTTCGTCGGCGACCTCGTCAGGAAGGGGCCGGACAGTCGACGCGCACTGTCGCTGGTCCGCGAACGGGACAACCTGCTCAGCGTCAGGGGCAACAACGAGCAGAAGCTCCTCGACGGCCGGGCGTCGATCGACGCGCTCGACGACGACGACCTGGCCTTCGTCGAGTCGATGCCACTCGTCGTCTCCTGGGACGGCGCGCTCGTCGTCCACGGCGGGATCGACCACCGCAAGCCACTGGCCGAGCACAGCGCCGAGGAGCTGCTGAACAACCGCTCGTTGGTCCCAGACGGCGGCTACGACCGACCCTACTGGTTCGAGACGCGAGACGGCGGGCGGAAGGTGTTTTTCGGCCACACCGTGCTGGCACAGCCGTTCGCCACGCCGTGGGCGGTCGGGCTCGACACCGGCTGTGTCTACGGGGGACAGCTGACGGCCTACCGGTGTTCGACCGGGGAGTTCGTCTCCGTCGAGCCACCGGAGACGTACGTCGAGCGCAGCGCCGACAGTATCGTCGACCCTCGTCCGGCGGTGGAGGAGTGA